The Novipirellula artificiosorum genome includes a window with the following:
- the katG gene encoding catalase/peroxidase HPI has translation MDASKCPVIGEGLAGRHTSAGAYSNGDWWPNQLNLQILHQNSAKSNPMSDSFRYAEAFKKLDLAALKQDIEELMTTSQPWWPADYGNYGPLFIRMAWHSAGTYRVSDGRGGASYGTQRFAPLNSWPDNANLDKARRLLWPIKQKYGNQISWADLMVLTGNVALESMGFETLGFAGGRADVWEPQNDVDWGPETAWLGDMRYSGDRELANPLAAVQMGLIYVNPEGPNGKPSALAAAKDIRETFARMAMNDEETVALIAGGHTFGKSHGAAPPEGNVGPEPEGASIEEQGLGWKNTFGKGNAGDTITSGLEGAWTSTPTEWSNGYFDHLLGYDWDLVKSPAGAWQWIPTDPAAADIVPDAHDPNKAHPPIMFTTDMALRMDPIYGPISKRFYEHPDQFEQAFAKAWFKLTHRDMGPVSRYLGPEVPAETFLWQDPVPEVDHELIDDADMVVLKRRLLDSGLSLSQLVSTAWASASTFRGSDKRGGANGARIRLAPQKDWAVNNPNELRHVLQTLEQVQTEFNGSQSGGKKVSLADLIVLGGCAAVEAAAKNAGHDVQVPFAPGRTDASQEQTDVEAFAVLEPTADGFRNFASRELDRPAEELLIDRAQLLTLTAPEMTVLIGGMRALNANSDNQKLGVFSKHSDQLTNDFFVNLLDMKTQWQKSPVCEHFFEGRDRTTGEVKWTASSVDLVFGSNSQLRAIAEVYGSADAKQKFVNDFVAAWNKVMNLDRFDLDPAQRTGS, from the coding sequence ATGGATGCCAGCAAGTGCCCTGTGATCGGAGAAGGGTTAGCCGGCAGACACACGTCGGCCGGAGCCTACTCCAATGGCGACTGGTGGCCCAACCAGTTGAACCTGCAAATCCTTCATCAAAATTCGGCCAAGAGCAATCCCATGTCGGATTCGTTTCGCTACGCCGAAGCGTTCAAGAAACTTGACCTGGCTGCGTTAAAGCAAGACATTGAAGAATTGATGACGACGTCACAGCCGTGGTGGCCAGCCGACTACGGCAACTATGGGCCGCTGTTCATTCGGATGGCGTGGCACAGTGCAGGGACCTATCGAGTCTCCGACGGTCGCGGCGGCGCCTCGTACGGCACGCAGCGTTTCGCGCCTCTGAATAGCTGGCCCGATAACGCCAACCTCGATAAGGCTCGTCGACTGCTTTGGCCCATCAAACAGAAATACGGGAACCAAATCTCCTGGGCTGACCTGATGGTCTTAACCGGCAATGTCGCGTTGGAGTCGATGGGGTTTGAAACGCTCGGTTTCGCGGGGGGCCGCGCCGATGTTTGGGAACCCCAAAACGACGTTGATTGGGGGCCGGAAACCGCCTGGCTCGGTGACATGCGTTATTCGGGGGATCGTGAACTCGCCAATCCGCTGGCCGCGGTTCAAATGGGATTGATCTACGTCAACCCAGAAGGCCCCAACGGCAAACCGAGTGCACTGGCGGCGGCCAAGGACATTCGAGAGACGTTCGCTCGGATGGCGATGAATGACGAAGAAACGGTCGCCCTGATCGCAGGCGGACACACCTTCGGGAAATCTCATGGTGCCGCACCTCCCGAAGGCAACGTCGGCCCTGAACCCGAAGGAGCCAGCATCGAGGAACAAGGCCTCGGTTGGAAGAATACGTTCGGAAAGGGGAATGCGGGCGATACGATCACCAGCGGCTTGGAAGGCGCTTGGACTTCGACACCGACCGAATGGTCCAACGGCTACTTCGACCACCTGCTTGGCTACGACTGGGATCTGGTGAAAAGCCCTGCGGGTGCGTGGCAATGGATTCCAACGGACCCCGCTGCTGCGGACATCGTGCCGGATGCACACGATCCCAACAAAGCCCATCCCCCGATCATGTTCACGACCGACATGGCGCTAAGAATGGACCCCATCTATGGTCCAATTTCAAAACGGTTCTACGAGCACCCCGATCAATTCGAACAAGCGTTCGCCAAGGCATGGTTCAAGCTCACGCATCGCGACATGGGACCAGTATCGCGTTACCTGGGCCCCGAAGTTCCCGCCGAGACTTTCTTGTGGCAAGACCCTGTCCCCGAGGTGGATCATGAGCTGATCGACGATGCAGACATGGTTGTACTGAAACGTAGACTGCTCGATTCGGGGCTTTCCCTGTCACAATTGGTTTCGACGGCGTGGGCATCGGCGTCAACGTTTCGTGGGTCGGACAAGCGTGGTGGAGCCAACGGCGCACGGATTCGGCTCGCGCCACAAAAAGACTGGGCGGTCAACAATCCCAATGAATTGCGGCACGTCTTGCAGACCTTGGAGCAAGTCCAAACGGAATTCAACGGTTCACAATCGGGTGGCAAGAAAGTCTCGCTCGCTGACCTGATCGTGCTGGGCGGGTGTGCCGCCGTCGAGGCCGCCGCCAAGAACGCGGGACACGACGTGCAAGTCCCCTTCGCGCCCGGCCGTACCGACGCATCGCAAGAGCAAACGGACGTCGAGGCCTTCGCCGTACTCGAGCCGACCGCGGACGGGTTCCGCAACTTCGCCAGTCGCGAACTCGATCGACCTGCGGAAGAGTTGCTGATCGATCGAGCCCAACTGCTGACGCTCACGGCCCCCGAGATGACCGTTCTGATCGGCGGCATGCGTGCCCTGAATGCCAACTCGGACAACCAGAAACTTGGTGTTTTCTCGAAGCATTCCGACCAATTGACCAATGACTTCTTCGTCAATCTGCTGGACATGAAGACCCAGTGGCAGAAGTCCCCCGTCTGCGAGCACTTCTTCGAAGGGCGTGACCGCACGACCGGAGAGGTCAAATGGACAGCCAGCTCCGTCGATCTTGTGTTTGGATCCAACTCGCAGCTTCGAGCCATCGCAGAAGTCTACGGCAGTGCCGACGCGAAACAGAAGTTTGTCAATGACTTCGTCGCGGCCTGGAATAAGGTGATGAACCTCGACCGCTTTGACCTCGATCCGGCCCAACGAACCGGATCGTAG
- a CDS encoding LysR family transcriptional regulator — translation MDMEQLAHFQCLAELKNFTHAAERLNLSQPALSRSIQRLEKELGQPLFDRKPRSVELTDVGLLFQSRAEQILLIIEDTKAEICDDGQSGRIRVGAIPTIAPFFLPDLLRQFSDLYPKASLIVQEDTTDNLMKRCKQGELDVAILALPVPTRYVEVEKLFEEELILVMPPKHPLAKKGQIRIADVEHYPFVLLDEAHCLSDNITSFCRQRSIQPVAVERTSQLVMVQELVSLGHGVSMIPAMAKRLDRTKRRTYRSLHGMKPKRTIAAVWNPYRFQSRLLREFRDYLQEYSKAFS, via the coding sequence ATGGATATGGAGCAGCTCGCCCACTTTCAGTGTTTGGCGGAATTGAAGAATTTTACACACGCGGCCGAGCGATTAAACCTATCGCAACCGGCACTTAGCCGGTCGATCCAGCGACTCGAAAAAGAACTGGGACAACCGCTGTTTGATCGCAAACCCAGATCCGTTGAACTGACAGACGTCGGGCTATTGTTCCAGAGTCGAGCCGAACAAATTCTGCTGATTATCGAAGACACAAAAGCTGAGATCTGCGACGACGGTCAAAGCGGGCGAATTCGCGTCGGTGCGATCCCTACGATCGCTCCCTTCTTCTTACCCGATCTGTTGCGTCAGTTCTCGGATCTATACCCAAAGGCAAGTCTGATTGTCCAAGAGGATACAACCGATAACTTGATGAAACGATGCAAGCAGGGGGAACTTGACGTTGCCATCTTGGCGTTGCCCGTTCCCACTCGGTATGTCGAAGTCGAAAAGCTATTCGAAGAGGAACTGATCCTCGTCATGCCGCCGAAACATCCACTCGCGAAGAAAGGACAGATCCGAATCGCGGACGTCGAACACTATCCCTTCGTGCTCCTCGATGAGGCCCACTGCCTGTCCGACAACATCACTTCTTTTTGCCGGCAACGCTCCATTCAGCCGGTTGCCGTGGAACGAACCAGTCAGTTGGTGATGGTGCAGGAGCTGGTTTCGCTTGGACACGGAGTATCGATGATCCCCGCAATGGCCAAGCGATTGGATCGGACCAAACGTCGCACGTATCGCTCCCTTCACGGCATGAAACCGAAACGAACCATCGCCGCCGTTTGGAATCCGTACCGCTTTCAAAGTCGTTTACTGCGAGAGTTTCGAGACTATTTGCAGGAGTACTCCAAAGCATTTTCGTGA